One part of the Bacteroidia bacterium genome encodes these proteins:
- a CDS encoding Gfo/Idh/MocA family oxidoreductase: MNRNRMHRRGFLKTLGVGAAIGATSQQEIQAKSKAAEKKISPNDKVRIASIGMGIIAFENMGVLARMPEAEFVAAADCYTGRLQRTKEVFGKEIATTQNYKELLERKDIDAVVINTPDHWHGQIAVDAMKAGKAVYIEKPVIQKIEDGHRIIKVEKETGQPTIVGSKQFRQPLYQKARELIAKGEIGQLTAVEAVVSRNSGIGAWQYSIPTDASEKTIDWKMFLGSAPDRPFDADRFFRWRKYWDYGTGVSGDMFVHRLSALHYILDSKGPTQISAMGGVRYWNDNREAPDILMALLDYPATTSHPSFTLILKANFADASGGGPGYRFIGSEGVMEIGWRSLTVKRNPRGKSTEQQIVEGYNSVRTFSKEQQDEFVKEYRKYKSQSKMGTETRNTYEMEHKGPEDYDSGTDHFGRFLAAVKGNNDIIQDATYGLRAAAPSIIPNYCMREGKVYNWDPYAMKIL, encoded by the coding sequence ATGAACAGGAATCGAATGCACAGAAGGGGCTTTTTGAAAACCCTGGGAGTTGGCGCTGCGATTGGTGCTACTTCCCAACAGGAAATCCAGGCAAAATCCAAAGCTGCTGAAAAAAAAATCTCTCCTAATGACAAAGTTAGAATTGCCTCCATTGGGATGGGAATCATCGCCTTTGAAAATATGGGCGTACTGGCCCGTATGCCTGAGGCCGAATTTGTAGCAGCTGCTGATTGTTATACGGGTCGATTGCAAAGGACAAAAGAGGTCTTTGGGAAAGAGATTGCTACTACCCAGAATTATAAAGAGCTCCTCGAAAGAAAAGATATAGATGCTGTCGTTATCAATACCCCGGATCACTGGCATGGACAGATTGCTGTAGACGCTATGAAGGCGGGGAAAGCCGTTTACATTGAAAAACCGGTGATCCAGAAAATCGAAGATGGACACAGGATTATAAAGGTTGAGAAGGAAACCGGCCAGCCAACCATCGTCGGTTCCAAACAATTTCGCCAACCGCTTTACCAGAAAGCGCGAGAACTTATTGCCAAAGGAGAAATCGGGCAACTTACCGCAGTCGAAGCAGTAGTTAGCCGAAACAGTGGGATTGGTGCCTGGCAATATTCTATTCCAACAGACGCCAGCGAAAAAACCATTGACTGGAAGATGTTTTTAGGATCAGCTCCAGATCGACCCTTTGATGCAGATCGTTTCTTCCGCTGGAGGAAATACTGGGATTACGGGACAGGTGTTTCAGGTGATATGTTTGTGCACAGACTTTCAGCACTCCACTATATCCTCGACAGCAAAGGACCCACCCAAATCTCTGCGATGGGAGGCGTCCGATACTGGAATGACAATCGAGAAGCTCCGGATATACTGATGGCATTATTGGATTATCCGGCTACCACTTCACATCCTTCATTTACCCTGATTCTGAAAGCCAATTTTGCAGATGCCAGTGGGGGAGGACCTGGATATAGATTTATCGGGAGTGAGGGTGTCATGGAAATTGGCTGGAGAAGTTTGACGGTGAAAAGAAATCCAAGAGGAAAATCGACAGAACAACAAATCGTAGAAGGTTATAATTCTGTCAGAACTTTCTCCAAAGAACAACAAGACGAATTTGTAAAAGAATATCGCAAGTATAAGTCTCAATCCAAGATGGGAACCGAAACGCGAAACACCTATGAAATGGAGCACAAAGGACCTGAAGATTATGATTCCGGAACGGACCATTTCGGTAGATTCCTGGCTGCCGTAAAAGGAAATAATGATATTATTCAGGATGCGACCTATGGACTACGTGCAGCTGCTCCTTCCATTATCCCTAACTACTGCATGCGAGAAGGGAAAGTATATAATTGGGATCCTTATGCAATGAAAATCCTATAG
- a CDS encoding enolase C-terminal domain-like protein produces MKRRDFLQKTAWASASLGSSLSYPNPLSMSIRKSPIHIKKVNHNFEREVLKKPFGFKGSAMTEVWQTMAFLQNDRDQYSIGLGTQNVLWSDSKVFAQHSENGGNALMYAMGERALQIVNGNSFGNPIQLLSELLPEVWSYGKKITANPDLRKTFALNALVALDNAAWLLYAKQNGIKNFDELIPEDFRDGLSARHRKVVSIPALGYGSSMNEIQALVDQGFFILKIKIGAPGSQEEMLEKDKEFLKHIHQTIGQRETAHSKDGKLPYYFDANGRYEKKETLLRFMDYAEEIGALAQIAVIEEPFGERNQEDVSELAERGPRIAADESAHTDADALSRIQQGYNSIAVKAVAKTLSMTLKIAKVAYEHKVPCFCADLTVNPILIEWNKAVAARLPAFPEMPGLGLQECNGWQNYKNWEKMREKLPDKEANWIQAKEGVFHTNQEYYSQSGGIFQASPYYEQLLKK; encoded by the coding sequence ATGAAAAGAAGAGATTTCCTTCAAAAAACGGCCTGGGCATCTGCAAGCCTTGGCTCCAGTTTGTCATACCCTAATCCCTTGTCTATGAGTATCCGCAAAAGCCCTATTCACATAAAAAAAGTCAATCATAATTTTGAACGGGAAGTCCTTAAAAAGCCATTTGGATTTAAGGGAAGTGCCATGACTGAGGTATGGCAAACGATGGCATTTTTGCAAAACGACAGGGATCAATACAGTATAGGCTTGGGTACTCAAAATGTGCTATGGTCTGATTCGAAGGTTTTTGCTCAGCATTCTGAAAATGGAGGAAATGCGCTTATGTATGCTATGGGAGAAAGAGCCCTCCAAATAGTCAATGGCAATTCTTTCGGAAATCCCATCCAATTGTTGTCTGAACTTCTACCGGAGGTTTGGTCTTATGGCAAAAAGATTACAGCCAATCCGGATTTACGGAAAACCTTTGCATTGAATGCACTGGTGGCCCTGGATAATGCAGCCTGGCTCCTTTATGCAAAACAAAATGGGATCAAAAATTTTGACGAATTGATACCTGAAGATTTCAGAGATGGGCTTTCGGCCAGACACCGCAAAGTCGTGAGTATTCCCGCACTGGGTTATGGCAGCAGTATGAATGAAATTCAAGCCTTGGTAGATCAGGGATTTTTCATCCTTAAAATCAAGATTGGTGCGCCGGGAAGTCAGGAAGAAATGTTGGAAAAAGATAAAGAATTCCTCAAGCATATCCACCAAACTATAGGGCAGAGAGAAACAGCACATAGCAAAGATGGAAAACTCCCTTATTACTTTGATGCGAATGGCCGATATGAAAAGAAAGAAACACTTCTCCGATTTATGGATTATGCAGAGGAGATAGGAGCACTAGCTCAGATTGCCGTGATAGAAGAGCCTTTTGGGGAAAGAAATCAGGAAGATGTAAGTGAATTGGCAGAAAGAGGGCCCCGAATAGCTGCAGATGAAAGTGCCCATACAGATGCGGATGCATTAAGTAGAATCCAACAAGGCTATAATTCCATCGCAGTAAAAGCGGTAGCAAAAACCCTGAGTATGACCCTCAAAATAGCGAAAGTAGCCTATGAACATAAGGTTCCCTGTTTTTGTGCGGACCTTACAGTAAATCCTATTTTGATTGAATGGAATAAAGCGGTTGCTGCTCGCTTACCTGCTTTTCCGGAAATGCCTGGCCTGGGTCTTCAGGAATGCAATGGCTGGCAAAACTATAAGAACTGGGAGAAAATGAGAGAAAAACTGCCTGATAAAGAAGCGAATTGGATTCAGGCGAAGGAAGGCGTTTTTCATACAAATCAGGAGTATTATTCCCAAAGCGGAGGAATTTTCCAAGCTTCCCCTTATTATGAACAGCTTTTAAAGAAGTGA
- a CDS encoding PSD1 and planctomycete cytochrome C domain-containing protein encodes MKKYLGIASLGLLLIVALFWMISAQEVPVDFNAEVRPIFNNNCISCHGGVKKNGDFSLLFRHEALEPAESGLRAIVPGQPDSSELLRRLTHPDPETRMPLDADPLGEEEIAILRKWIKQGAKWEEHWAYIPPNPQLEAPKINDSWVKNDIDRFVLEKLEERELKPSEQAEKEVLLRRASLDLIGIPPDLEMLDEFLADESPDAFEKVLDQLLASPHFGERWATMWLDLARYGDSQGYQKDKFRDIWRFRDWVIDAFNQDMPFDQFTIEQLAGDLLPKPDTQQLLATAFHRNTMANDEGGTDDEEFRVTAVIDRVNTTFEVWQGVSIACVQCHSHPYDPFLHKEFYQAYAFFNNTADHDRYDDFPRIKLKSAAQEREIAELKSWLYAHEGDSDYEEKLAELESIRAGNTPVMQELQGEERRITRLFERGNWLVHGDTVEAAVPSILNEMPEAAPANRLGLAQWLVDANNPLTARVIVNRFWEQIFGIGLVETLEDFGSQGAKPSNQKLLDHLALRFMHEHKWSVKALLKEILMSASYQQSSKVSPELLEIDPANRYLARGPRIRLSAEQIRDQALAVSGLLSKKMFGPSVMPPQPEGVWQVIRNVLRWVPSEGENRYRRGLYTFWRRSSPYPSLIAFDSPSKEYCVSRRIRTNTPIQALVTLNDSTYLESALALAEQMIELNEVETKEKLAFGYRRASMKYADKGILNSLNAFYEESETYYDQHPEELRKFLPKEEDPKPEKAALVHVANVILNLDEIITKE; translated from the coding sequence ATGAAAAAATATCTGGGCATAGCGAGTCTTGGGCTCCTTCTGATTGTAGCGCTTTTCTGGATGATCTCTGCGCAAGAAGTCCCTGTAGATTTCAATGCAGAGGTGAGGCCCATTTTCAACAACAATTGTATCAGTTGTCATGGAGGGGTAAAGAAAAATGGGGATTTTAGCCTGCTTTTTCGTCATGAAGCCTTGGAGCCCGCAGAATCCGGACTTCGAGCTATCGTTCCCGGCCAACCGGATAGTAGTGAGTTGCTGCGGAGATTGACTCATCCTGATCCAGAGACTCGTATGCCATTGGATGCCGATCCTTTGGGCGAAGAGGAAATTGCCATCTTGAGGAAGTGGATCAAACAGGGAGCAAAATGGGAAGAACACTGGGCCTATATTCCTCCGAATCCTCAATTAGAAGCGCCCAAAATAAATGACTCCTGGGTGAAAAATGATATCGATCGTTTTGTGTTGGAGAAATTAGAAGAAAGGGAGTTGAAACCTTCAGAACAGGCAGAAAAGGAAGTTCTGTTGAGAAGAGCGAGTCTTGATTTGATCGGGATACCTCCGGATTTAGAAATGCTGGATGAGTTTTTAGCTGATGAAAGTCCGGATGCCTTTGAAAAAGTATTGGATCAGTTATTGGCCTCTCCTCATTTTGGGGAAAGATGGGCCACTATGTGGTTGGACCTGGCTCGTTATGGAGATTCTCAGGGCTACCAAAAGGATAAATTCAGAGATATCTGGAGATTTAGAGATTGGGTGATAGATGCATTTAATCAGGATATGCCATTCGATCAGTTTACCATCGAACAGCTAGCTGGGGATCTTTTACCAAAACCCGATACCCAACAATTATTAGCTACAGCCTTCCATCGAAATACCATGGCCAATGATGAAGGGGGGACCGATGATGAGGAATTTCGCGTGACAGCTGTCATAGATCGGGTGAATACAACCTTCGAGGTATGGCAGGGAGTAAGTATTGCCTGTGTGCAATGCCATTCGCATCCCTATGATCCTTTTTTACATAAAGAATTTTACCAGGCCTATGCTTTTTTCAACAATACAGCCGATCACGACAGATACGATGACTTTCCCCGCATTAAATTAAAATCCGCAGCTCAGGAACGAGAAATCGCAGAACTAAAATCCTGGTTATATGCACATGAGGGGGATAGCGATTATGAAGAAAAGTTGGCCGAATTGGAAAGCATCCGTGCAGGAAATACACCTGTCATGCAGGAATTACAAGGAGAAGAAAGACGAATTACCAGACTCTTTGAAAGAGGAAACTGGTTAGTGCATGGAGATACGGTCGAAGCTGCTGTTCCTTCCATTTTAAATGAAATGCCAGAAGCAGCTCCTGCCAATCGTTTAGGTCTAGCTCAATGGCTGGTAGATGCGAATAATCCCCTTACTGCCCGGGTGATTGTCAACCGATTTTGGGAACAAATTTTTGGGATAGGTCTGGTTGAAACCCTCGAAGATTTCGGTTCACAAGGTGCCAAGCCCTCCAATCAAAAATTGTTGGATCATTTGGCTTTGAGATTTATGCATGAGCATAAATGGAGTGTGAAAGCTTTGCTAAAAGAGATTTTGATGTCAGCGAGCTATCAGCAAAGTTCAAAAGTTAGTCCTGAACTACTGGAAATAGATCCTGCCAATCGATATCTCGCTCGCGGGCCTCGAATTAGGCTTTCTGCAGAACAAATTCGGGATCAGGCTTTGGCTGTGAGTGGATTGTTGAGCAAGAAAATGTTCGGCCCCAGTGTTATGCCTCCTCAACCGGAGGGTGTTTGGCAGGTCATTCGTAATGTCTTAAGATGGGTGCCGAGTGAAGGAGAAAATCGCTACCGTCGGGGCCTTTACACCTTTTGGAGGAGATCCAGTCCCTATCCCTCATTGATTGCATTTGATAGTCCGAGTAAAGAGTATTGTGTATCCCGAAGAATAAGAACCAATACCCCCATACAAGCCCTGGTTACCCTCAACGATTCTACATATCTCGAATCAGCCCTTGCTTTGGCCGAACAAATGATAGAATTGAATGAGGTAGAAACAAAGGAAAAACTTGCCTTCGGTTATAGAAGAGCCAGTATGAAATATGCAGATAAGGGAATCCTGAACAGCCTCAACGCATTCTATGAGGAATCAGAAACCTACTACGATCAGCATCCAGAAGAGCTTCGAAAATTTCTTCCCAAAGAAGAAGATCCGAAACCAGAAAAAGCCGCTTTAGTCCATGTTGCAAATGTGATCCTGAATTTGGACGAAATAATTACCAAGGAATGA